In Corynebacterium afermentans subsp. afermentans, a genomic segment contains:
- the clpB gene encoding ATP-dependent chaperone ClpB: protein MANKYTQKTQEALQQAQMRASAAGNPEMRPAHVLEALLKQEDGIAAPVLKTTGVDPETVAREAGELISGYPSAQGQNMANPGINRDLQTALQHAQDLAGELGDEFVSADVLLASIAKGNDDAAELLTKRGATFDALKEAFSSVRGGKTVTSDNPEDQFQALAKYSTDLTARAREGKIDPVIGRDSEIRRVVQVLSRRTKNNPVLIGEPGVGKTAIVEGLARRIVAGDVPESLKGKTLISLDLGSMVAGAKFRGEFEERLKAVLDEIKESNGQIITFIDELHTIVGAGASGDSAMDAGNMIKPLLARGELRLVGATTLDEYRQYIEKDAALERRFQQVYVGEPTVEDTIGILRGLKERYEVHHGVRIQDSALVSAAELSNRYITNRFLPDKAIDLVDEAGSRLRMQIDSSPQEIDELERIVRRLEIEEIALQKESDAASAQRLEHLREELADQRERLGEMKARWENEKAEVNKVQSAKEELERLRNESEIAEREGDYAKVSELRYGRIPELEAEVARAESEASNKTMLEEEVTPDIIADVVSSWTGIPAGKMMQGETEKLLNMESVLGERVVGQNEAVVAVSDAVRRSRAGVADPNRPIGSFLFLGPTGVGKTELAKSLSEFLFDDEAAMIRIDMSEYGEKHSVARLVGAPPGYVGFDAGGQLTEAVRRRPYSLVLFDEVEKAHPDVFDVLLQVLDDGRLTDGQGRTVDFRNTVVILTSNLGAGGNREQIMNAVKHHFKPEFINRLDDVVVFDPLSQDQLVGIVDIQLEGLAERLAARRLVLDVSDSAKSWLAERGYDPAYGARPLRRLIQQAIGDRLAKKLLAGEIVDGDTVHVDVADEGEGLDVAAR, encoded by the coding sequence ATGGCGAACAAGTACACGCAGAAGACACAGGAGGCCCTGCAGCAGGCGCAGATGCGCGCCTCCGCCGCCGGCAACCCGGAGATGCGCCCGGCACACGTTCTCGAAGCGCTTTTGAAGCAGGAGGACGGCATCGCCGCCCCGGTGCTCAAGACCACGGGCGTGGACCCGGAGACAGTCGCGCGCGAGGCCGGCGAGCTGATTAGCGGCTACCCCAGCGCACAGGGGCAGAACATGGCCAACCCGGGCATCAACCGGGATCTGCAGACGGCACTGCAGCACGCGCAGGATCTCGCGGGCGAGCTTGGCGACGAGTTCGTTTCCGCCGACGTCCTTTTGGCAAGCATTGCGAAGGGAAACGACGACGCCGCTGAGCTTTTGACCAAGCGCGGCGCCACCTTCGACGCGCTGAAGGAGGCCTTCTCCTCGGTGCGCGGCGGAAAGACCGTCACCTCCGACAACCCGGAGGACCAGTTCCAGGCGCTGGCGAAGTACTCCACCGACCTGACCGCACGTGCGCGCGAGGGCAAGATCGACCCGGTGATCGGGCGCGATTCGGAGATCCGCCGTGTGGTGCAGGTGCTTTCCCGCCGCACGAAGAACAACCCGGTGCTCATCGGTGAGCCGGGCGTCGGTAAGACTGCGATCGTCGAGGGCTTGGCCCGCCGCATTGTGGCCGGCGACGTTCCGGAGTCGCTCAAGGGCAAGACGCTGATCTCGCTGGATCTGGGCTCCATGGTCGCCGGCGCGAAGTTCCGCGGCGAGTTCGAGGAACGCCTGAAGGCCGTCCTGGACGAGATTAAGGAGTCCAACGGGCAGATCATCACGTTCATCGACGAGCTGCACACCATCGTCGGTGCCGGTGCGTCCGGCGATTCCGCGATGGATGCCGGCAACATGATCAAGCCGCTGCTCGCCCGCGGTGAGCTGCGCCTGGTCGGCGCGACCACGCTGGACGAGTACCGCCAGTACATCGAGAAGGACGCCGCCTTAGAGCGCCGCTTCCAGCAGGTGTACGTGGGCGAGCCGACGGTGGAGGACACCATCGGCATCCTGCGCGGGTTGAAGGAACGCTACGAGGTGCACCACGGTGTGCGCATCCAGGACTCCGCGTTGGTGTCGGCGGCGGAGCTGTCCAACCGCTACATCACCAACCGCTTCCTGCCGGACAAGGCCATCGACCTGGTCGACGAGGCCGGCTCGCGCCTGCGCATGCAGATCGACTCCTCCCCGCAGGAGATCGACGAACTCGAGCGCATCGTGCGCCGCCTGGAGATCGAGGAGATCGCCCTGCAGAAGGAGTCCGACGCCGCTTCCGCGCAGCGCCTGGAGCACCTGCGCGAGGAGCTCGCGGACCAGCGCGAGCGCCTCGGCGAGATGAAGGCGCGCTGGGAGAACGAGAAGGCGGAGGTGAACAAGGTCCAGTCCGCGAAGGAGGAGCTCGAGCGCCTGCGCAACGAGTCCGAGATCGCGGAGCGCGAGGGCGACTACGCCAAGGTTTCCGAGCTGCGCTACGGCCGCATCCCGGAACTCGAGGCCGAGGTTGCGCGCGCGGAATCCGAGGCCAGCAACAAGACCATGCTGGAAGAGGAGGTCACACCGGACATCATCGCGGACGTCGTGTCTTCCTGGACCGGCATCCCGGCCGGCAAGATGATGCAGGGCGAGACGGAAAAGCTGCTGAACATGGAGTCCGTGCTCGGCGAGCGCGTCGTGGGCCAGAATGAAGCCGTCGTCGCGGTCTCCGACGCGGTGCGCCGCTCCCGTGCCGGTGTGGCTGACCCGAACCGCCCGATCGGCTCCTTCCTCTTCCTCGGACCCACCGGCGTGGGTAAGACGGAGCTGGCCAAGTCGCTCTCGGAGTTCCTCTTCGACGACGAAGCGGCCATGATCCGCATCGACATGTCCGAGTACGGCGAGAAGCACTCCGTCGCCCGCCTGGTCGGCGCCCCTCCGGGATACGTCGGCTTCGATGCCGGCGGCCAGCTTACCGAGGCCGTGCGCCGTCGCCCGTACTCGCTCGTGCTTTTCGACGAGGTCGAGAAAGCGCACCCGGACGTCTTCGACGTGCTCCTGCAGGTCCTGGACGACGGGCGCCTCACCGACGGCCAGGGCAGGACGGTGGATTTCCGCAACACCGTGGTCATCCTCACCTCCAACCTGGGCGCCGGCGGCAACCGCGAGCAGATCATGAACGCGGTGAAGCACCACTTCAAGCCGGAGTTCATCAACCGTCTCGACGACGTGGTGGTCTTCGACCCGCTGAGCCAGGACCAGCTCGTCGGCATCGTGGACATCCAGCTTGAGGGTCTGGCCGAGCGCCTCGCCGCCCGCCGTCTCGTGCTGGACGTGTCGGATTCCGCGAAGTCCTGGCTGGCCGAGCGCGGCTACGACCCGGCCTACGGTGCCCGCCCGCTGCGCCGCCTGATCCAGCAGGCCATCGGCGACCGCCTGGCCAAGAAGCTGCTGGCGGGTGAGATCGTCGACGGCGACACCGTCCACGTGGACGTCGCTGACGAAGGCGAGGGCCTGGACGTTGCCGCGAGGTAG
- a CDS encoding IS1249 family transposase, translating into MSKNQPRCHCGGEMKRNGTTSKGTTRWRCKRCGASSVKRRSDITNAAAFTVFIDHLTTGASLDTVARRVGCSPRTMQRRFEPFWFVDVPDPTAGHDKRVYDQIFLDGTYTAGGCLIVAATIDHVIAWHWCKHETTRDYQLLLERIEAPLIAVIDGGQGAYSAIKKCWPTTKIQRCLVHAQRVVRRYTTSNPRTDAGRTIYRLALKLTRITTLDEAAAWGAQLHEFSTLYRSWMDEKTLVKDPKTGAWTRVWTHHNVRKAYNSLNHLWRSEMLFVYLNPPKAVLQPEWIKSTTNSLEGGINAQLKLLARTHRGRSGERQRRMLDWWLYLKTELPDDPVRIASQSDWGQGQLAKVSTLTRNENEADHETGRPALYDNAIDTNYTHSIGIQKGQI; encoded by the coding sequence ATGTCAAAGAACCAACCACGCTGCCACTGCGGCGGAGAAATGAAACGAAACGGCACCACTAGCAAAGGCACCACCAGGTGGCGCTGCAAACGATGCGGCGCCTCCAGCGTGAAACGCAGAAGCGACATCACCAACGCGGCGGCGTTCACCGTCTTCATCGACCACCTCACCACCGGCGCCAGCCTCGATACCGTTGCCCGCCGTGTGGGGTGCTCACCGCGCACGATGCAACGTCGATTCGAACCGTTCTGGTTCGTTGATGTGCCTGACCCCACCGCCGGCCACGACAAGCGGGTCTACGACCAGATCTTCCTTGACGGCACCTACACCGCTGGCGGCTGCTTGATCGTCGCGGCGACGATCGACCACGTGATTGCCTGGCACTGGTGCAAACACGAAACCACCCGCGACTACCAACTGCTGCTTGAGCGCATCGAAGCCCCACTCATCGCCGTCATCGACGGCGGCCAAGGCGCATACAGCGCGATCAAAAAGTGCTGGCCGACTACGAAAATTCAACGCTGCCTCGTCCACGCCCAACGCGTGGTACGCCGCTACACCACCAGTAACCCACGCACCGATGCCGGGCGCACCATCTACCGACTTGCGCTGAAGCTGACCCGGATCACCACGCTGGATGAAGCCGCTGCATGGGGTGCGCAGCTGCACGAGTTCTCCACGCTCTACCGGTCATGGATGGACGAGAAAACCCTGGTCAAAGATCCCAAAACCGGTGCATGGACCCGCGTGTGGACGCATCACAACGTGCGCAAGGCATACAACAGCCTCAACCATCTTTGGCGGTCCGAGATGCTGTTTGTCTACCTCAACCCGCCAAAAGCAGTACTTCAACCAGAGTGGATCAAATCCACCACCAACAGCCTGGAAGGCGGCATCAACGCCCAGCTCAAACTGCTCGCCAGAACACACCGCGGCAGATCAGGTGAACGACAACGCCGCATGCTGGATTGGTGGCTCTATTTGAAAACGGAACTGCCTGACGATCCAGTACGAATCGCCAGTCAGTCCGACTGGGGCCAGGGCCAACTCGCCAAAGTATCCACCCTGACCCGAAACGAGAACGAAGCCGACCACGAAACCGGACGACCAGCCCTCTACGACAACGCTATCGACACCAACTACACACACTCAATCGGCATCCAAAAAGGCCAAATCTAA
- a CDS encoding sodium/glutamate symporter gives MEFTPYTLLTDIGWISVLLIVGNILRNRLKVLQALLLPAPITAGLLGLLLGDEVLGVIHWSDQVGTYTTLLIAVVFASMAYSMELGGSVASGARNMWGYSTAMFMGQWGLFILLGLYVFAPVFGTEPWFGMMLPVGFIGGFGTAAAVGSALEEIGVEGASSIGFTSATVGTLVAIVGGVIMANWGIRKGKSSQLAGTLPDDLRTGYIHNEDERPSIGKATTNPSSIEPLALHAGFIAFTVLIAYMVNSLIKDQWSNVSIPLFAMAFVIGLIGRLVLKLVGRPNYLDSSTISSVSGAATDYMIAFGIASIVPAALAGYWQALVLIFVLGTLFCVVWMFWAGPTFFGEKWLERGLFGWGWATAAVATGIALLKMVDPKLKSGTLNEYGVAYVGFAPFEIGTTIIAPIAVIAGFTAIFGWIAFAIAVGVVVLAYVMKWIPAKRSS, from the coding sequence GTGGAATTCACCCCGTATACGCTGCTCACGGACATCGGCTGGATCTCGGTCCTGCTCATCGTCGGCAATATTCTGCGCAACCGGCTGAAGGTGCTGCAGGCGCTGCTGCTGCCCGCCCCGATCACCGCAGGTCTGCTCGGCCTGCTGCTGGGCGACGAGGTGCTGGGCGTGATCCATTGGTCTGACCAAGTGGGCACGTACACCACGCTGTTGATCGCAGTGGTGTTCGCCTCCATGGCGTACTCGATGGAGCTCGGCGGCTCCGTCGCCTCCGGTGCCCGCAACATGTGGGGCTATTCCACCGCCATGTTCATGGGCCAGTGGGGCCTGTTCATCCTGCTCGGCCTGTATGTCTTTGCGCCGGTGTTCGGCACCGAGCCGTGGTTCGGCATGATGCTGCCGGTCGGCTTCATCGGCGGCTTCGGCACCGCGGCGGCCGTGGGCTCCGCACTCGAGGAAATCGGCGTGGAAGGGGCCTCCTCCATCGGCTTCACCTCGGCCACCGTGGGCACCCTGGTTGCCATCGTCGGCGGTGTGATCATGGCCAACTGGGGCATCCGCAAGGGCAAGTCGTCCCAGCTCGCCGGCACGCTGCCTGACGACCTGCGCACCGGCTACATTCACAACGAAGACGAGCGCCCCTCCATCGGCAAGGCCACCACTAACCCCTCGTCCATCGAGCCGCTGGCGCTGCACGCCGGCTTCATCGCGTTCACCGTGCTCATCGCGTACATGGTCAACAGTTTGATCAAGGACCAGTGGTCGAACGTGTCCATCCCGCTGTTCGCCATGGCATTCGTTATCGGGCTCATCGGCCGCCTGGTGCTCAAGCTCGTCGGGCGCCCGAACTACCTGGACAGCTCCACCATCAGCTCCGTTTCCGGCGCCGCCACGGACTACATGATCGCCTTCGGCATCGCCTCCATCGTGCCCGCAGCACTGGCGGGCTACTGGCAGGCGCTCGTGCTCATCTTCGTGCTGGGCACCCTGTTCTGCGTGGTGTGGATGTTCTGGGCCGGCCCGACTTTCTTCGGCGAGAAGTGGCTCGAGCGCGGCCTGTTCGGCTGGGGCTGGGCCACCGCCGCCGTGGCCACCGGCATCGCGCTGCTGAAGATGGTGGACCCGAAGCTGAAGTCCGGCACGCTCAACGAGTACGGCGTGGCCTACGTCGGTTTCGCCCCGTTCGAGATCGGCACGACCATCATTGCGCCGATCGCGGTGATCGCCGGCTTTACCGCGATCTTCGGCTGGATCGCGTTCGCGATCGCGGTCGGGGTGGTCGTGCTGGCTTACGTGATGAAGTGGATACCGGCCAAGAGATCGTCGTAA